From a single Ovis aries strain OAR_USU_Benz2616 breed Rambouillet chromosome 23, ARS-UI_Ramb_v3.0, whole genome shotgun sequence genomic region:
- the LOC101106223 gene encoding small ribosomal subunit protein eS7-like: MATSVGHICKVQAMFGSSAKIVKSNGKKPDEFESSTSQALLKLEMNLDRKAQLRELNIVAAKEIEVGGGWKAIIIFVPVAQLKSFQKIQVQLVCELEKKFSRKQVVFITQRRILPKPTRISLMKTKQKHPRSRTLVTVHDNILEDLVFPNEIVGKRICKKLDSSLLIKVHLDKAQQNNTELMVETFSGVYKKITGKDVNFEFTEFQL, from the coding sequence ATGGCAACAAGTGTTGGCCACATCTGCAAGGTCCAGGCCATGTTCGGTTCCAGTGCTAAGATCGTGAAGTCCAATGGCAAGAAGCCAGATGAGTTTGAGTCCAGCACCTCCCAGGCCCTCCTGAAGCTGGAGATGAACTTGGACCGCAAGGCCCAGCTGCGGGAGCTGAACATCGTGGCCGCCAAGGAAATTGAAGTTGGCGGTGGCTGGAAAGCTATCATCATCTTTGTTCCCGTTGCACAACTGAAGTCTTTCCAGAAAATCCAGGTGCAGCTCGTGTGTGAGCTGGAGAAGAAGTTCAGTAGAAAGCAGGTCGTCTTCATCACTCAGAGAAGAATTCTGCCTAAGCCAACTCGAATAAGCCTTATGAAAACTAAGCAAAAACATCCCAGGAGCCGCACTCTGGTCACTGTGCATGACAACATCCTGGAGGACTTGGTTTTCCCAAATGAGATTGTGGGCAAGAGAATCTGCAAGAAGTTAGACAGCAGCCTACTCATAAAGGTCCATTTGGATAAAGCACAGCAGAACAACACGGAACTCATGGTTGAAACATTTTCTGGTGTCTATAAGAAGATCACGGGCAAGGATGTTAATTTTGAATTCACAGAGTTTCAGTTGTAA